The following are from one region of the Silene latifolia isolate original U9 population chromosome 9, ASM4854445v1, whole genome shotgun sequence genome:
- the LOC141600848 gene encoding uncharacterized protein LOC141600848 codes for MTTSDSASYKTSHLGLPHYCGVDSTGRSGGLLLRWDNSIVLTTLSLESHFILCKLSSPRAPCTNDIKYVLFIYGEAQFEYRQALWNHISSKILGLSPLLILGDFNQVELFADKFGGTSFIRGQSDFTIWKISNGLSDVHFFGPCFTWMNNQYSGNIIMECLDRAYANQEWFTLFPSTSISHLPILVSDHAPVILSLSPDSKPRKRPYRLDNWCLSYPEVQDLVSRVWNTPFFGSSMFVLSRKLATVRRAILQWVISHRISNGINWSDIEADLDLSAANIVDEHSASKFQQLRSSRLQLMRNHRLFWVQCSKIKAEVLDGYPTRFLFNRVKQRATKHRIMALQSADGVWLHSPDSVTDEIVNYFTNLLCNNSTNVHAGPRGFIHQYLSTLNLPKLGQVECSLLQASLSEHDILIALRGMDESKSPGPDGITPKNFRTFWPQIGHLVTSAILRFLNSGVMLKEWNNTIIVLIP; via the coding sequence ATGACTACTTCTGACTCGGCATCATATAAGACTTCTCATCTGGGCCTGCCTCACTATTGCGGTGTAGATTCGACGGGTCGTAGTGGAGGCCTTCTTTTGCGATGGGATAACTCTATAGTTTTAACTACCTTAAGTCTAGAATCTCACTTTATCCTTTGTAAATTATCTTCCCCTAGGGCACCTTGTACAAATGATATAAAATATGTTTTATTTATATATGGTGAAGCACAGTTTGAGTATCGACAAGCTTTATGGAATCATATAAGTTCCAAGATTTTGGGGCTTTCTCCTTTGTTGATACTTGGGGACTTTAATCAAGTTGAGTTGTTTGCTGATAAGTTTGGGGGTACAAGCTTTATTCGTGGCCAAAGTGATTTTACCATTTGGAAAATTAGCAATGGCCTTTCGGATGTTCATTTCTTTGGTCCCTGTTTCACTTGGATGAACAATCAGTACAGTGGTAATATCATCATGGAATGTCTAGACCGAGCTTATGCCAATCAGGAATGGTTTACTCTTTTCCCTTCAACTTCTATCTCGCACCTTCCTATTCTTGTTTCTGATCATGCACCTGTCATCCTTTCTCTGAGTCCGGATTCTAAACCACGCAAAAGACCATATCGTCTTGATAATTGGTGCTTATCTTACCCTGAAGTTCAAGATCTTGTTTCACGAGTTTGGAATACTCCTTTCTTCGGATCCTCGATGTTTGTGTTGTCACGTAAATTAGCTACGGTTCGCCGTGCTATCTTGCAATGGGTTATAAGTCATCGTATTTCTAATGGGATTAACTGGTCAGATATAGAAGCTGATTTGGATTTATCTGCTGCAAATATTGTGGATGAACATTCAGCATCAAAATTTCAACAACTACGCTCATCTCGCCTTCAGCTTATGCGAAACCATCGACTTTTTTGGGTTCAATGTTCGAAAATCAAAGCTGAGGTTTTAGATGGTTATCCAACACGCTTCCTATTTAATCGAGTTAAACAAAGAGCTACAAAGCATCGTATAATGGCTCTTCAATCAGCTGATGGCGTATGGTTGCATTCACCAGATTCTGTTACAGATGAAATCGTCAATTATTTCACCAATTTGCTCTGCAATAATTCTACAAATGTTCATGCCGGTCCTAGGGGGTTTATCCATCAATATTTGTCTACACTGAATTTGCCCAAGCTTGGACAAGTTGAATGCTCTTTATTACAAGCCTCTTTGTCGGAACACGATATTCTGATTGCTCTCCGAGGTATGGATGAATCAAAATCACCGGGTCCCGATGGTATTACACCAAAAAATTTCCGGACTTTTTGGCCACAAATAGGTCATTTAGTGACTTCAGCAATTCTTAGATTTCTCAACTCCGGTGTTATGTTGAAAGAATGGAACAATACCATCATTGTTTTGATACCTTGA